A genomic segment from Chitinophaga flava encodes:
- a CDS encoding TatD family hydrolase, which produces MFWTDTHAHLYSDEFLADQQEMIERALQAGVTTLLLPNIDESSITGMLKLEAAYPKNCFAMMGLHPCYVKPDVENQLRLIKDWLIHRTFKGIGEIGLDFYWDKSLLEQQYQAFREQLLLARQYKLPVSIHSREATRECINEVKALQDGNLSGVFHCFSGTLEEAKEIIDLGFYLGIGGVVTFKKSGLDKLLENIDLQHIVLETDAPYLAPVPHRGKRNESAYIPLIGEKVADIKNLKIEEVAAITNSNARKLFKTL; this is translated from the coding sequence ATGTTTTGGACCGATACGCACGCCCATTTGTATTCAGATGAATTTTTGGCTGACCAGCAGGAGATGATAGAGCGTGCACTGCAAGCAGGCGTGACCACACTGTTGCTGCCGAATATAGACGAGTCGTCTATCACCGGCATGCTGAAACTGGAAGCGGCGTATCCCAAAAACTGTTTTGCCATGATGGGCCTGCATCCCTGCTATGTAAAACCCGACGTGGAAAACCAGCTGCGCCTGATAAAAGACTGGCTGATACATCGCACGTTTAAAGGCATCGGAGAGATAGGGCTTGACTTTTACTGGGACAAATCCCTGCTGGAGCAGCAATACCAGGCTTTCCGGGAGCAGCTGCTGCTGGCGAGGCAATATAAGCTGCCTGTTTCCATCCACAGCCGGGAAGCAACACGGGAATGTATAAACGAAGTGAAAGCCTTACAGGATGGTAACCTCAGCGGCGTATTTCATTGTTTCTCAGGAACGCTGGAAGAAGCTAAAGAGATCATCGACCTGGGCTTCTACCTGGGCATAGGTGGGGTAGTCACCTTTAAAAAATCAGGCCTCGACAAACTGCTTGAAAACATAGATCTGCAACATATTGTACTGGAGACAGATGCGCCTTACCTGGCCCCCGTTCCACACCGTGGCAAACGCAATGAAAGTGCCTATATCCCATTGATAGGCGAAAAGGTGGCAGATATAAAAAATCTAAAAATAGAAGAGGTAGCCGCTATTACCAACAGTAATGCCCGGAAATTATTCAAAACGCTCTAA
- a CDS encoding asparaginase — translation MSKILIIYTGGTVGMIYDDKTKALRPIGFNEIRNNLPELYRMGIDFYVYAFNPPIDSSDMQPEIWIELASIIEDRYDRYDGFVILHGSDTMSFTASALSFMLENLSKPVILTGSQLPIGKIRTDAKENIITAMEIACSRHNGSQASMVPEVCIYFDFSLFRGNRSKKYNAEKFEAFYTMNYPPLAEAGIDIKYKNQFILPTPAAPLKVHKELETNITVLKLFPGITRRAVEATLSVPGLKGVIMETFGSGNTNTQPWFIESIKKVIDNGALVVDITQCDGGSVELGKYETSQHLVEIGVVSGHDMTFEAAVTKLMFVLGQGLSIADSKKMIETSLRGELTPIEVY, via the coding sequence ATGAGTAAAATTCTGATAATCTACACAGGCGGTACAGTAGGCATGATCTACGACGATAAGACCAAAGCGCTCCGCCCTATTGGCTTCAATGAAATAAGAAACAATTTACCGGAACTTTACCGGATGGGGATCGACTTCTATGTATATGCGTTCAACCCGCCTATAGACTCCTCAGATATGCAACCGGAGATCTGGATAGAACTGGCCAGTATCATTGAAGACCGCTATGACCGATACGATGGATTTGTCATCCTGCATGGATCAGACACCATGTCATTCACCGCATCCGCGCTGAGCTTCATGCTGGAAAATCTGTCCAAACCGGTTATCCTCACCGGCTCACAGCTCCCTATCGGTAAGATACGTACCGATGCCAAGGAAAATATCATCACTGCCATGGAAATAGCCTGCAGCAGGCATAACGGCAGTCAGGCATCTATGGTGCCGGAAGTATGTATTTACTTTGACTTCTCCCTGTTCAGAGGCAACCGTTCCAAAAAATACAACGCCGAAAAATTCGAAGCGTTTTATACCATGAACTATCCTCCGCTGGCAGAAGCAGGCATCGACATCAAATACAAAAATCAGTTTATCCTGCCTACACCTGCAGCTCCGCTGAAAGTGCATAAAGAACTGGAAACGAATATCACCGTGCTGAAGCTGTTTCCCGGCATTACCCGCAGGGCAGTGGAAGCGACACTCAGCGTTCCCGGCCTGAAAGGCGTGATCATGGAGACTTTCGGTAGTGGCAATACCAATACCCAGCCCTGGTTTATAGAAAGCATTAAAAAAGTAATCGACAACGGCGCCCTGGTAGTAGATATCACCCAGTGTGACGGTGGCTCTGTAGAGCTGGGCAAATATGAAACCAGTCAACACCTGGTGGAAATAGGCGTGGTAAGCGGCCATGATATGACTTTCGAAGCAGCCGTTACCAAACTGATGTTTGTACTCGGACAAGGTCTCTCTATAGCTGACAGTAAAAAAATGATCGAGACATCCCTGAGGGGAGAGCTGACCCCGATAGAGGTCTACTAA
- the aqpZ gene encoding aquaporin Z — protein MNVSLTQKFIAEFFGTLVLVLIGCGSAVIAGSHVGLLGIAFAFGLSVLTMVYAIGHISGCHINPAITISMLATGKISGKDAGAYIVAQIAGAIAASAILYIIAAGKGDYTLAANGLGQNGIGDAYQDHYNVLSGLIFEIVFTAIFLIVIHGSTSKNNKNGMLAGVAIGLSLTMIHIVGIPITGVSVNPARSIGPALFVGGDALAHLWIFIVGPIIGGLLGGGIWRLYDKP, from the coding sequence ATGAATGTTTCGTTAACGCAAAAGTTTATTGCAGAATTTTTTGGCACACTGGTACTGGTACTAATCGGTTGCGGCAGCGCCGTGATAGCCGGCAGTCACGTAGGCCTGCTGGGGATTGCCTTCGCCTTCGGCCTGTCGGTACTGACCATGGTATATGCTATCGGACATATTTCCGGTTGCCATATCAATCCTGCCATCACCATCTCCATGCTGGCCACCGGCAAAATATCCGGTAAAGATGCCGGCGCCTACATTGTAGCACAGATAGCCGGCGCTATCGCTGCTTCCGCCATCCTCTACATCATCGCTGCCGGTAAAGGCGATTATACCCTTGCAGCCAACGGCCTCGGACAAAACGGTATCGGCGACGCCTATCAGGACCATTACAACGTACTCAGCGGCCTCATCTTCGAGATCGTATTTACTGCCATCTTCCTGATAGTAATACATGGCAGCACCAGCAAAAACAATAAGAACGGCATGCTGGCAGGTGTAGCCATCGGCCTCTCACTCACCATGATCCACATCGTAGGTATTCCCATCACCGGTGTTTCCGTAAACCCCGCACGTAGTATCGGACCGGCTCTTTTTGTAGGTGGTGATGCGCTCGCACACCTCTGGATATTCATCGTAGGACCCATTATCGGCGGGCTTTTGGGCGGTGGAATCTGGAGACTTTATGATAAACCATAA